The proteins below come from a single Sphaerochaeta sp. genomic window:
- a CDS encoding LacI family transcriptional regulator, which produces MTHTIRDIARLSGFSTATVSRAFSAPQRVSETTRKRVQEVAETLDYQPNAIARSMALQRTEKIAFLICKKRSSILDEFYAGVCEGIMQETNLSDYQLLVSTAEDWAVAKRKQVDGVILGGNASLDLISEFRSQNVKIVLANHEVPGLELPCVVSDEEGGVRSALEYLIAKGHYKIGMLAGRFSPYISERRYAAFRSVMEEHGLSLDPSFIRMVEPDIESATRAAMALLSPQERPTAVFGANDVIAAGVIKAAHHLHLRIPQDVAVIGCDDSRLCRVVEPELASIHISCVRMGSLAARQLLSLLAGEPVLPQRTVVPTDLCIRSSV; this is translated from the coding sequence ATGACCCATACCATCAGGGATATCGCGCGTCTTTCCGGCTTTTCCACCGCAACGGTTTCCCGGGCGTTCTCCGCGCCACAGAGGGTCAGTGAGACGACCCGCAAGCGGGTGCAGGAAGTGGCTGAGACCTTGGACTACCAACCCAATGCCATCGCCCGTTCGATGGCTCTCCAGCGGACGGAGAAGATCGCGTTTTTGATCTGCAAGAAACGCTCCTCCATTCTGGATGAATTCTACGCGGGTGTCTGCGAAGGCATCATGCAGGAAACGAATCTTTCCGATTATCAACTCCTGGTGTCCACCGCTGAGGATTGGGCCGTGGCCAAACGCAAGCAGGTCGATGGCGTGATCCTCGGCGGGAACGCCTCCTTGGATTTGATCTCCGAATTCCGGAGCCAGAACGTCAAGATCGTGCTGGCCAACCACGAGGTGCCCGGTCTGGAGCTTCCCTGTGTGGTCTCCGACGAGGAGGGCGGGGTTCGCTCCGCCCTGGAGTATTTGATCGCCAAGGGGCATTACAAGATCGGGATGCTGGCAGGCAGGTTCTCCCCATACATCAGTGAGCGGAGGTATGCCGCCTTCCGCAGCGTGATGGAGGAACATGGCCTTTCCCTGGATCCTTCGTTCATCCGGATGGTGGAACCGGACATCGAAAGCGCCACCCGCGCCGCCATGGCGCTGCTTTCCCCCCAGGAACGGCCGACGGCGGTCTTCGGCGCCAATGACGTCATCGCCGCCGGGGTGATCAAAGCGGCCCATCATCTCCACCTCAGGATTCCCCAGGATGTGGCTGTCATCGGTTGCGACGATTCCCGCTTGTGCCGGGTGGTGGAGCCGGAACTCGCCTCCATCCACATCTCCTGCGTCCGGATGGGATCGCTCGCCGCGCGGCAACTGCTTTCCTTGCTTGCCGGGGAACCTGTGCTGCCGCAGCGGACCGTCGTGCCGACCGACCTGTGCATCCGCTCATCGGTATGA
- a CDS encoding carbohydrate ABC transporter permease, translating into MRKRYASTIGKGIVSALLLVVALFPIFWLLGVSLRPTAELKGHITLLPRSLTMAHFSSLFAQKGFGTAIKNSVETTISATLLSLAIGLSSAYVLSRKRFRFGLKRPVSFWVMLVRILPPVAFTIPLYTMFAHSGMLNTKVPVVLACVLINITLIIWYMMGFFQDIPEEIEESARIDGASEFATFLRIVLPLAAPGLSAIAMLSFLYAWNEYAYSVVFVQSPKNYTVPLALVVLNTEDNVTNFGLVSAAGVISVIPITLFVIFAQNYLLDGLSQGAVKS; encoded by the coding sequence ATGAGAAAACGATACGCGTCCACCATCGGAAAAGGAATTGTCTCGGCCCTTCTGCTTGTCGTGGCGCTGTTCCCCATCTTCTGGCTGCTCGGGGTATCCCTTCGTCCGACAGCGGAGTTGAAAGGACACATCACGTTGCTGCCACGCTCGCTTACGATGGCGCATTTCTCTTCATTGTTCGCCCAGAAAGGGTTTGGCACGGCGATCAAGAACAGCGTCGAGACGACGATCAGCGCCACGTTGCTCTCCCTTGCCATCGGGCTTTCCTCCGCCTACGTGCTCTCCCGAAAGCGCTTTCGGTTCGGGCTGAAACGACCTGTCTCGTTCTGGGTGATGCTGGTGCGCATTCTGCCTCCGGTGGCCTTCACCATCCCGCTGTACACGATGTTCGCCCATAGCGGCATGCTGAACACCAAGGTGCCGGTGGTTCTTGCCTGCGTGCTGATCAACATCACGTTGATCATCTGGTACATGATGGGCTTCTTCCAGGATATTCCGGAAGAGATCGAGGAATCGGCACGGATCGACGGGGCGTCGGAATTCGCCACGTTCCTCAGGATCGTCCTGCCGCTGGCAGCCCCCGGGCTGTCCGCCATCGCCATGCTCTCCTTCCTGTACGCATGGAACGAGTACGCCTACAGCGTGGTGTTCGTCCAGTCCCCGAAGAACTACACCGTGCCGTTGGCGCTGGTCGTGCTGAATACGGAGGACAACGTGACCAATTTCGGTTTGGTGTCCGCCGCCGGGGTGATCTCCGTGATCCCGATCACCCTGTTCGTCATCTTCGCCCAGAACTACCTGCTGGATGGCTTGTCCCAGGGCGCGGTGAAGAGTTGA
- a CDS encoding sugar ABC transporter permease, whose translation MRSMRSGWFARLMVLPTLVVLLVLTTYPFLSTIGYSFTNYSYLKRAATVFIGLQNYVKLLQTRYFQLAVRNTVVFTILAVVLEMVLGMLVALFVRSLRRGQKVMRILLLLPYLLPTTTVAMIWKMMLSPNYGILNQALSALHLPVHNWFMETGTAFPTILVIDVWQNVPFVFLLLYACLQNVPKRQYEAARIDGAGGWQVFWHITVPNIREGIGVCALLRTIDTFRLFDKVNILTGGGPAGTTSTITQYIYTYGIKNLKFGFGSAGAVVMTLLVLALSSVTIRNTLRAS comes from the coding sequence ATGCGCTCAATGCGTTCTGGTTGGTTTGCCCGGTTGATGGTGCTCCCTACGCTGGTCGTCCTGCTTGTCCTGACGACCTATCCGTTCCTTTCCACCATCGGGTACAGTTTCACCAATTACTCCTACCTGAAGCGTGCCGCAACGGTGTTCATCGGCCTCCAGAACTATGTGAAGCTGCTCCAGACCCGGTATTTCCAGCTTGCCGTCCGGAATACCGTTGTCTTCACCATCCTCGCCGTGGTTCTTGAGATGGTGCTCGGCATGTTGGTCGCCCTGTTCGTGCGCAGCCTGCGCCGTGGCCAGAAGGTGATGCGGATTCTGCTGTTGTTGCCATACCTTCTGCCCACCACGACGGTCGCCATGATCTGGAAAATGATGCTCTCCCCGAACTACGGCATCCTCAACCAGGCGCTCTCCGCGCTGCACCTGCCGGTCCACAACTGGTTCATGGAGACTGGGACGGCGTTCCCCACCATTCTGGTCATCGATGTATGGCAGAACGTCCCGTTCGTGTTCCTGCTCCTCTACGCCTGCCTGCAGAACGTTCCCAAACGGCAGTACGAGGCGGCCAGGATCGATGGCGCCGGTGGATGGCAGGTGTTCTGGCACATCACCGTCCCCAATATCCGCGAAGGCATCGGGGTGTGCGCGTTGCTTCGTACCATCGACACGTTCCGTCTGTTCGACAAGGTGAACATCCTTACCGGGGGAGGCCCGGCCGGCACCACGTCGACCATCACCCAGTACATCTATACGTACGGCATCAAGAACCTGAAGTTCGGCTTTGGAAGCGCAGGAGCGGTGGTGATGACCCTCCTGGTGTTGGCGCTTTCCTCCGTCACCATCCGCAACACCCTGCGCGCGTCATGA
- a CDS encoding MBL fold metallo-hydrolase, whose protein sequence is MNGLELAFVNVGYGEATVVRTKDFVMVIDGGSGREEEYVGETGRTPLARYLALHDIHRIDLMVCTHIHEDHLSGLLPVVRDVPVSRFWQILPKSFFRTRRNWGTGLFAGALDDACTLQALLEVQRTDVQQVNDTKTFRELAPGLAVRILAPSLERERDLQSFLSLIGTAPTEELRTLLRDHADRLMNNFSLVLLLEYAGRRILLPGDMNKDGFLDCPGDIHADLFKLGHHGQRDSADARLLERIRPSVVVCCASSDQRYHSADPTTLSLARGAGTRLFFSDCPPCIPPIPPHHAVVANVSPRGEMSVQYQM, encoded by the coding sequence ATGAACGGTCTGGAACTGGCGTTCGTCAACGTCGGGTACGGGGAGGCCACGGTGGTGCGCACCAAGGACTTCGTCATGGTGATCGACGGAGGAAGCGGAAGAGAGGAGGAATATGTCGGGGAGACGGGACGGACCCCGCTTGCCCGCTATCTTGCTCTCCACGACATCCATCGCATCGACTTGATGGTCTGCACCCACATCCACGAGGACCATCTGTCCGGACTGCTTCCCGTCGTCCGGGATGTCCCGGTATCACGGTTTTGGCAGATTCTTCCCAAGTCGTTCTTCCGTACCCGCCGCAATTGGGGAACCGGGCTGTTCGCCGGCGCGTTGGATGACGCCTGCACGTTGCAGGCCTTGCTTGAAGTGCAACGGACTGACGTACAGCAGGTGAATGACACAAAAACGTTCCGTGAGCTTGCGCCTGGTCTTGCCGTCCGTATTCTTGCTCCCTCGTTGGAACGGGAACGGGATCTCCAGTCGTTCTTGTCGTTGATAGGAACCGCACCTACGGAGGAACTGAGGACGCTTCTCCGGGATCATGCGGACCGGTTGATGAACAACTTCAGCCTGGTGCTGCTTCTGGAATACGCAGGCCGGAGGATTCTGCTTCCCGGGGACATGAACAAGGATGGTTTCCTGGATTGTCCGGGTGATATCCATGCCGACCTGTTCAAGCTGGGCCATCATGGACAGCGGGATTCGGCGGATGCCCGGCTGTTGGAACGGATCCGTCCCTCGGTGGTCGTCTGCTGCGCCTCCAGCGACCAGCGCTACCACAGCGCCGATCCAACGACCCTTTCCTTGGCCAGAGGGGCGGGGACCCGGTTGTTCTTTTCCGATTGCCCTCCATGTATCCCGCCCATCCCTCCCCACCATGCCGTGGTGGCCAACGTTTCTCCTCGAGGGGAGATGTCGGTGCAGTATCAAATGTAG
- a CDS encoding ZIP family metal transporter: protein MDMNVFWGLFIPFAGTSAGAGCVFFMKKAMNEKVQRGLTGFAAGVMTAASVWSLLIPALQQASSMGKLSFIPAAVGFWIGVLFLLMLDHVIPHLHRFSDQAEGPKSHLQKTTMLVLAVTLHNIPEGMAVGVVYAGYLTGHGLITAAAAMALSLGIAIQNFPEGAIISMPLRSEGESKFKAFVGGVLSGIVEPIGAILTILAASFVVPVLPYLLSFAAGAMLYVVVEELIPEMSEGSHSNIGTVLFAVGFSVMMVLDVALG from the coding sequence ATGGATATGAATGTATTCTGGGGCCTGTTCATTCCGTTTGCCGGAACATCGGCGGGCGCCGGTTGCGTGTTTTTCATGAAGAAGGCGATGAATGAGAAGGTGCAGCGCGGGCTGACCGGCTTCGCCGCCGGGGTGATGACCGCAGCATCCGTCTGGAGTCTGTTGATCCCTGCGTTGCAACAGGCGTCCAGCATGGGCAAGCTCTCGTTCATCCCCGCTGCGGTGGGGTTCTGGATCGGGGTGCTGTTCCTGTTGATGCTGGACCATGTGATCCCGCACCTTCACCGCTTCAGTGACCAGGCGGAAGGTCCGAAAAGCCACCTGCAGAAGACCACCATGCTGGTGCTGGCCGTCACGTTGCACAACATCCCCGAAGGGATGGCGGTGGGCGTGGTCTATGCCGGGTATCTGACCGGTCATGGGTTGATCACTGCTGCGGCGGCGATGGCGCTGTCACTGGGTATCGCCATCCAGAACTTTCCGGAAGGCGCCATCATCTCCATGCCGCTTCGCAGCGAAGGGGAGAGCAAGTTCAAGGCGTTTGTCGGGGGGGTGCTCTCCGGCATCGTCGAGCCGATCGGAGCCATCCTGACGATTCTCGCGGCATCCTTCGTGGTGCCGGTGCTGCCGTACCTGCTGAGCTTTGCCGCGGGTGCCATGCTGTACGTCGTCGTCGAGGAGTTGATCCCCGAGATGTCGGAGGGATCTCACTCCAACATCGGAACGGTGTTGTTTGCGGTTGGATTCAGCGTCATGATGGTGCTGGATGTTGCGTTGGGTTGA
- a CDS encoding AbrB/MazE/SpoVT family DNA-binding domain-containing protein has translation MKGRKGPEGKYAWTVKVGEKGQLVIPKEARDLFDIQPGDTLVLLGDIHRGLAIPPKNTLTQFMTRIFGTGAPEEDPS, from the coding sequence ATGAAAGGACGCAAAGGACCGGAAGGGAAATACGCATGGACGGTGAAGGTCGGGGAGAAAGGGCAGCTGGTCATCCCCAAGGAAGCCCGGGATCTGTTTGACATCCAGCCGGGGGACACGTTGGTGCTTCTGGGGGACATCCACCGGGGGCTGGCCATCCCTCCGAAAAACACGTTGACCCAGTTCATGACCCGGATATTCGGGACGGGTGCGCCAGAAGAAGACCCTTCATGA
- a CDS encoding ABC transporter permease, which translates to MRKTLLFSRRNAQEILRDPVNLFFCLGFPLVLLFLFLLINRAIPESAQNTMFEVQNVTPGVAMFGTVFLSLFCGMLLAKDRNNAFLMRLFASPMRPSDFIGGYTLPMLAIGMLQTVLTFTAASFSGLPFTSHTLLALVVLIPIALMFVGIGLICGSVLQETGVGGICGALLTNLVGWLSGVWIPLDLIGGAFRTISHILPFFHAAEAAKDALSGSIPAMLPHLGIVSAYAVTCYLAAIVVFRRKMRG; encoded by the coding sequence ATGAGAAAAACATTGCTTTTTTCCCGAAGAAACGCACAGGAGATTCTCCGGGATCCGGTCAATCTGTTCTTCTGCCTGGGCTTCCCGCTCGTGTTGTTGTTCCTGTTTCTTCTGATCAACCGAGCCATTCCGGAAAGCGCCCAGAACACGATGTTCGAAGTCCAGAACGTCACCCCCGGGGTGGCGATGTTCGGAACGGTGTTCCTGTCGTTGTTTTGCGGGATGCTCCTTGCCAAAGACCGGAACAACGCGTTCCTGATGCGGCTGTTCGCCTCCCCGATGCGTCCGTCGGACTTCATCGGAGGATACACACTCCCCATGCTGGCCATCGGGATGCTTCAGACGGTGCTCACCTTCACCGCCGCTTCCTTTTCCGGGCTCCCCTTCACCTCCCATACCCTCCTTGCCCTTGTGGTCTTGATCCCCATCGCCCTGATGTTCGTCGGTATCGGGTTGATCTGTGGGAGCGTGCTGCAGGAAACCGGTGTCGGGGGAATCTGCGGGGCGCTGTTGACCAACCTGGTCGGTTGGCTTTCCGGCGTCTGGATCCCATTGGATTTGATCGGCGGCGCGTTTCGGACCATCTCCCACATCCTGCCGTTCTTCCATGCCGCCGAAGCCGCCAAAGATGCCCTCTCCGGCTCCATCCCAGCCATGCTCCCCCACCTGGGCATCGTGTCCGCCTACGCCGTGACATGTTACCTTGCCGCCATTGTGGTGTTCCGGAGAAAGATGCGGGGGTAA
- a CDS encoding transcriptional repressor, which yields MQKLGNHPTVDEVYMEVHQKHPTISKVTVYRDLRQLSDDHAIQQVLLPGDLERYDTRVDHHYHFKCKECGALFDVDIDDVGDMDKEVREKYGFEVDTHDVVFHGVCPACQQKKKKSG from the coding sequence GTGCAGAAACTTGGGAACCATCCAACAGTTGACGAAGTGTATATGGAAGTGCATCAGAAACATCCGACGATCAGCAAAGTGACGGTGTATCGCGATCTCAGGCAACTCTCCGATGATCACGCGATCCAGCAGGTGTTGCTGCCTGGCGATCTTGAACGATACGACACCCGGGTCGACCACCACTACCACTTCAAGTGCAAGGAGTGTGGCGCCCTGTTCGATGTGGACATCGATGACGTGGGTGACATGGACAAGGAGGTGCGGGAGAAATACGGCTTTGAGGTCGACACACATGATGTGGTGTTCCACGGTGTCTGTCCCGCGTGCCAGCAGAAAAAGAAAAAGTCGGGATGA
- a CDS encoding ABC transporter ATP-binding protein: MIAIQTNQLTKRYGDLTAVDHLDLSVKEGEIFGLLGVNGAGKTTTIKMLCCLTKPTSGDAVLLGHSILGDRMPIKREINLSPQETAVAPNLSVEENLRLMAGLYGQSSNEANAHTQEMITRFSLEDNRTRKAKALSGGTQRRLSLAMALITEPRILFLDEPTLGLDVLARRALWDAIRVLKGNVTIILTSHSMEEVEALADRIGIMAHGAMLAEGTSKELEAQTHTHTLEEAFIAIAGGTK, translated from the coding sequence ATGATCGCCATCCAGACGAACCAGCTGACCAAACGGTACGGGGACCTCACCGCGGTGGATCATCTGGACCTCTCTGTCAAAGAGGGTGAGATATTCGGCTTGCTGGGTGTCAACGGAGCCGGAAAGACAACGACCATCAAGATGCTCTGCTGCCTCACCAAACCGACATCCGGGGATGCGGTGCTTCTGGGGCACAGCATTCTGGGGGACCGTATGCCCATCAAACGGGAGATCAACCTCTCCCCGCAGGAGACGGCCGTCGCCCCGAATCTCTCCGTTGAGGAGAACCTTCGGTTGATGGCAGGACTGTATGGACAATCCTCCAACGAAGCAAACGCGCACACCCAGGAGATGATCACCCGTTTCTCTCTGGAGGACAATCGTACACGGAAAGCAAAGGCCCTCTCCGGAGGCACCCAACGACGACTCAGCCTGGCCATGGCGTTGATCACCGAGCCCCGAATCCTGTTTCTGGATGAACCGACGTTAGGGTTGGATGTCCTGGCCCGTCGGGCGTTGTGGGATGCGATCCGCGTTCTGAAAGGCAACGTGACGATCATCCTCACCTCCCATTCCATGGAGGAGGTGGAGGCGTTGGCCGATCGGATCGGCATCATGGCGCATGGAGCCATGCTTGCCGAGGGGACCAGCAAGGAATTGGAAGCACAAACCCATACCCATACATTGGAAGAGGCGTTCATCGCCATTGCGGGAGGCACCAAATGA
- a CDS encoding DUF4491 family protein: protein MQWFGLLVGVCTFLIIGVFHPIVIKAEYYFGKECWPVFLVTGLICAVGAVFIKELWISALVAVLGFTLLWSIRELFEQEERVQKGWFPANPKRKTTGNKRVTHADYSANR, encoded by the coding sequence GTGCAATGGTTTGGATTGCTGGTCGGTGTGTGCACATTCCTCATTATCGGAGTGTTCCATCCGATCGTCATCAAAGCGGAATACTATTTTGGAAAAGAATGTTGGCCGGTGTTCTTGGTAACCGGCCTGATCTGCGCTGTCGGCGCGGTGTTTATCAAGGAACTGTGGATCTCCGCCCTGGTGGCGGTATTGGGCTTTACGTTGCTGTGGAGCATCCGGGAACTGTTTGAACAGGAAGAACGGGTTCAAAAAGGCTGGTTCCCGGCAAATCCGAAACGGAAAACCACAGGAAACAAACGAGTCACACATGCGGATTATTCCGCAAATCGTTGA
- a CDS encoding extracellular solute-binding protein produces the protein MKRIVSVLLCVLLAASVFANGAKEQTSSTTPEVEGKRKMTIILRGGTYGKVIEECLPEFEKANNVEIEALDLSFDDLHSKIALNAVNKEGAYDLCMVDGSWMAEFTENNVLLNLSEAGYSFDDDIIPATESICKVGDDIYLAPYFGNVTVMLYNKTLVKAAGYNGSDIKTWDDVAKIAKAANAAGKNGYLIRGGSPDNIVSDFLPVLLANGGWVVDGNNKPTVDTPAFRAALAQYISLYELGDTMDKDDIVAQIDNGSAALAVGWPGWYVPSAQSNGNYTPIPSQLTASSASYNTALYGVWCIGVPSNSANKDLGVKLLTYLMDKDVLLGTVKNGGVPCRYSSLTNAEVLKTYPQLATVCAALEKGVYRPVIAQWNDFTTILGTEMDNIIKGTETMDVGLARAQAELEDLMAQ, from the coding sequence ATGAAGAGAATCGTGTCGGTACTGCTTTGTGTGCTGCTTGCCGCATCGGTATTTGCCAACGGCGCCAAAGAACAAACGTCTTCCACGACCCCAGAAGTGGAAGGAAAGCGGAAAATGACCATCATTCTGCGCGGTGGAACGTACGGAAAGGTCATTGAGGAGTGCCTGCCGGAGTTCGAGAAGGCCAACAACGTGGAGATCGAGGCGCTGGATCTGAGCTTTGACGACCTGCACAGCAAGATCGCGCTGAATGCCGTCAACAAGGAAGGCGCCTACGACCTGTGCATGGTGGATGGTTCCTGGATGGCTGAGTTCACCGAAAACAATGTGCTGTTGAACCTTTCTGAGGCGGGATATTCGTTCGATGACGACATCATCCCGGCTACCGAGTCGATCTGCAAGGTGGGCGACGACATCTACCTGGCTCCGTACTTCGGCAACGTCACCGTCATGCTGTACAACAAGACTCTGGTCAAGGCCGCCGGGTACAACGGAAGCGACATCAAGACGTGGGACGACGTGGCGAAGATCGCCAAAGCGGCCAACGCCGCCGGCAAGAACGGCTATCTGATCCGTGGCGGCTCGCCGGACAACATCGTCTCCGACTTCCTGCCTGTCCTGCTTGCCAACGGTGGCTGGGTGGTCGACGGGAACAACAAACCGACGGTGGACACCCCGGCGTTCCGCGCCGCCCTGGCCCAGTACATCAGCCTGTACGAGCTGGGCGACACGATGGACAAGGACGACATCGTCGCGCAGATCGACAATGGCAGCGCCGCCCTGGCCGTCGGCTGGCCTGGCTGGTACGTTCCCAGCGCCCAGAGCAACGGAAACTACACCCCGATCCCGTCCCAGCTGACCGCTTCCAGCGCTTCGTACAACACGGCGTTGTACGGTGTGTGGTGCATCGGAGTTCCCAGCAACAGCGCCAACAAGGACCTTGGCGTCAAACTGCTGACGTATCTGATGGACAAGGATGTGCTGCTCGGAACGGTGAAGAACGGTGGAGTTCCCTGCCGGTATTCCAGTCTGACCAACGCCGAAGTCCTGAAGACTTATCCTCAGCTCGCCACGGTGTGCGCCGCTCTGGAGAAGGGTGTGTACCGTCCGGTCATCGCCCAGTGGAATGATTTCACCACCATTTTGGGAACGGAGATGGACAACATCATCAAAGGGACCGAGACGATGGATGTGGGTCTGGCCCGCGCCCAGGCGGAGCTGGAAGATTTGATGGCCCAATGA
- a CDS encoding HNH endonuclease, with translation MRLYVGVTDQSWYTYLAKEKPDEVNFWKPGTALFHVLRQNELFLFKLHHPDDWIVGGGFFVRFSLLPPIIAWQAFGTHNGTATYEELWDHIAKYRGRNGMDGENTQIGCVVLADPFFLPQSEWIPVPQDWKSNIVQGKTYDTDTFEGQRLYQQVRQCLQGQPSVAQSEEPRYGTALALHRLGQGAFRVVVTEAYHKRCAITGEKTLPVLEAAHIKPYAQNGPHDIHNGLLLRSDFHTLFDEGYITVTPDLHVEVSSRLHQDYGNGRDYYRYHGQLLQDLPSSVQEYPAPEFLSWHNEHCFKG, from the coding sequence ATGAGACTCTACGTGGGAGTGACCGATCAATCATGGTATACGTACTTGGCCAAGGAAAAACCGGATGAGGTGAATTTCTGGAAACCGGGTACCGCTTTGTTTCATGTGTTACGGCAAAACGAGCTCTTTTTGTTCAAACTGCACCATCCCGATGACTGGATCGTGGGCGGAGGTTTCTTCGTCCGGTTTTCGTTGTTGCCTCCCATCATCGCCTGGCAGGCGTTTGGAACGCACAACGGCACGGCGACCTATGAGGAGCTGTGGGACCATATCGCCAAATATCGGGGAAGAAACGGGATGGATGGGGAGAACACCCAAATCGGATGTGTGGTTCTTGCCGATCCGTTTTTCCTGCCCCAATCCGAATGGATACCGGTGCCACAAGACTGGAAATCCAACATCGTGCAGGGGAAAACGTACGATACGGATACGTTTGAGGGGCAGCGGTTGTACCAACAGGTCAGGCAGTGTCTGCAAGGACAACCGTCCGTCGCCCAGTCGGAAGAACCCCGGTACGGGACAGCCCTGGCGTTGCACCGGCTGGGGCAGGGGGCGTTCCGTGTGGTGGTTACGGAAGCGTATCACAAACGGTGTGCCATCACCGGGGAGAAGACCTTGCCGGTCCTGGAAGCGGCCCATATCAAACCATATGCCCAGAACGGTCCGCATGACATCCATAACGGCCTGCTCCTGCGTTCTGACTTCCACACGTTGTTTGATGAAGGGTACATCACCGTTACTCCGGATCTCCATGTCGAGGTGAGCTCCCGTTTGCATCAGGACTATGGCAACGGAAGGGATTACTACCGGTATCATGGGCAGCTCCTTCAGGATCTTCCATCCTCCGTTCAGGAGTATCCCGCTCCGGAATTCCTCTCCTGGCACAACGAACACTGCTTCAAAGGGTGA
- the gpmA gene encoding 2,3-diphosphoglycerate-dependent phosphoglycerate mutase: MYKLVLLRHGESEWNLENRFTGWTDVDLSAKGVEEAKGAGKMLKEAGYDFDVCFTSYLKRAIHTLNYALDGLDRDWLPVIKSWKLNERHYGALQGLNKSETAEKFGEAQVKIWRRSFDVAPPTLQPTDSRNPALQDQYRGIPKDELPLTESLKDTIARVMPYYHAEILPLVQQGKRVLIAAHGNSLRALIMTFDHLSDTEIAAVNVPTGVPLVYEFADDGSVQKKYYLGNPDEIAAKMKAVANQGKAK, encoded by the coding sequence ATGTACAAATTGGTGTTGCTCCGCCATGGCGAGAGCGAATGGAATCTGGAGAACCGGTTCACCGGTTGGACGGATGTGGATCTTTCCGCCAAAGGCGTTGAGGAAGCGAAAGGCGCCGGGAAGATGCTGAAGGAAGCCGGCTATGATTTTGATGTCTGCTTCACCTCGTATCTGAAGCGCGCCATCCACACGCTGAACTATGCATTGGATGGTTTGGATCGGGACTGGCTGCCGGTCATCAAGAGTTGGAAACTCAACGAGCGCCATTACGGCGCCCTGCAGGGGTTGAACAAGTCGGAGACGGCGGAGAAGTTCGGCGAGGCGCAGGTGAAGATCTGGCGCAGGTCGTTTGATGTGGCGCCCCCCACGCTCCAGCCGACCGATTCCCGCAATCCTGCCTTGCAGGATCAGTATCGCGGAATTCCCAAGGACGAGCTCCCGTTGACGGAAAGCCTGAAGGACACCATCGCACGGGTGATGCCGTACTACCATGCGGAGATCCTGCCGTTGGTCCAGCAGGGCAAGCGGGTGTTGATCGCCGCCCACGGCAACTCGCTTCGTGCCTTGATCATGACGTTCGACCACCTCAGCGACACGGAGATCGCCGCCGTCAACGTACCGACCGGCGTTCCCTTGGTCTATGAGTTCGCCGATGACGGCTCAGTGCAGAAGAAGTACTACCTGGGCAATCCTGATGAGATCGCCGCCAAGATGAAGGCGGTGGCCAACCAGGGCAAAGCGAAATAA